In a single window of the Cupriavidus sp. P-10 genome:
- a CDS encoding carboxypeptidase regulatory-like domain-containing protein: MPLAVLSLFSVSAFAYEVAPVSGGGKIEGKVTFQGTVPIRKIIPTKDREVCGGPRDEPQIRVGAGKGVQDAVVYLKEVPKGKAWGAPDKVPVLDQEHCIFKPAVQVVRPGKLEVTSSDPVLHNTHGFYGQRTAFNLALPEKGVRITRELPRPGLVRVECDAHGWMLAHIYVADSPYYALTAEDGSFRIDDVPPGSYTLVATQYYTGDTETPVTVTGGQTAKLSIELKKK, translated from the coding sequence ATGCCACTGGCAGTGCTCAGCCTGTTCAGCGTTTCCGCCTTCGCCTATGAAGTCGCCCCGGTCAGCGGCGGCGGCAAGATCGAAGGCAAGGTCACCTTCCAGGGCACCGTCCCCATCCGCAAGATCATCCCCACCAAGGACCGTGAAGTCTGCGGCGGCCCGCGCGACGAGCCACAGATCCGCGTGGGCGCCGGCAAGGGCGTCCAGGATGCGGTCGTGTACCTGAAGGAAGTCCCTAAAGGCAAGGCCTGGGGCGCGCCCGACAAGGTCCCGGTGCTCGACCAGGAACACTGCATTTTCAAGCCTGCCGTGCAGGTGGTCCGCCCCGGCAAGCTTGAAGTGACCAGCTCCGATCCGGTGCTGCACAACACCCACGGCTTCTACGGACAGCGCACCGCATTCAACCTTGCGCTACCCGAGAAAGGGGTCAGGATCACGCGCGAACTGCCACGTCCCGGGCTGGTCCGGGTCGAGTGCGACGCGCACGGCTGGATGCTGGCCCACATCTATGTCGCCGATAGCCCGTACTACGCGCTGACCGCAGAAGACGGCAGTTTCCGCATCGACGACGTTCCACCCGGCAGTTACACCCTGGTCGCCACGCAGTACTACACCGGCGACACCGAGACGCCAGTCACGGTAACCGGAGGCCAGACCGCGAAACTCTCGATCGAACTCAAAAAGAAATAG
- the def gene encoding peptide deformylase: MIREILKMGDPRLLQVARKVERFNTPELRTLIEDMFDTMDHANGAGLAAPQIGVDLQVVIFGFDRNPRYPDAPMVPKTVLINPVLEMLSDEQEDGWEGCLSVPGLRGVVPRHVRLKYSGHDLMGNRIERIADGFHARVVQHECDHLQGILYPMRIKDFTKFGFTEILFPDLPANSDD, from the coding sequence ATGATCCGCGAGATTCTCAAGATGGGCGATCCGCGCCTGCTGCAGGTGGCGCGCAAGGTGGAGCGGTTCAATACGCCGGAGTTGCGCACGCTGATCGAAGACATGTTCGACACCATGGACCACGCCAACGGCGCAGGCCTGGCCGCGCCGCAGATCGGCGTCGACCTGCAAGTGGTGATCTTCGGCTTCGACCGCAATCCGCGCTATCCGGATGCGCCGATGGTGCCCAAGACGGTGCTGATCAACCCCGTGCTGGAGATGCTGTCGGATGAGCAGGAAGACGGCTGGGAAGGGTGCCTGTCGGTACCCGGCCTGCGCGGGGTGGTGCCGCGGCATGTGCGGCTGAAATACAGCGGCCATGACCTGATGGGCAATCGGATCGAGCGGATCGCCGATGGCTTCCATGCGCGCGTGGTGCAGCATGAGTGCGACCACCTGCAGGGGATTCTTTATCCGATGCGGATCAAGGATTTTACAAAGTTCGGGTTTACCGAGATCCTGTTCCCGGATCTGCCGGCCAATAGCGACGATTGA
- the ligA gene encoding NAD-dependent DNA ligase LigA, with the protein MTAKPRGAQAEASAPAGGLPPEAAATRVAWLHDELDRHSYQYYVLDAPTIPDAEYDALFSELVALELEHPELQSPDSPTQRVGGEALAAFDTVRHRVPMLSLNNGFEDDDVLNFDRRCAQGLGRTAPAAGEADLFSAADAVEYSCELKFDGLAMSLRYEDGRLVQAATRGDGETGEDVTVNVRTIKAIPLKLRGQAPAVLEVRGEVFMYRRDFDKLNARQAEAGEKTFVNPRNAAAGSLRQLDPRITAKRPLSFFAYGLGELQGVDRPATHSAMLDGFDALGLPVCKERAVVKGAQGLLDFYSDIGKRRDDLPYDIDGVVYKVNALAEQERLGFVSRAPRFALAHKFPAQEMTTIVEDIEVQVGRTGAITPVARLQPVFVGGVTVTNATLHNEDEIRRKDVHIGDTVIVRRAGDVIPEVVAVVAERRPADARAFVMPTACPVCGSHIERLEDEAIARCTGGLICAAQRKQALLHFAQRRAMDIEGLGDKVVEQLVDQGIVRTPADLYKLGVAKLAALERMADKSATNLVAAIEKSRETTMNRFIFALGIRHVGEATAKDLARHFGKLDGLMAADEAALLEVNDVGPVVAQSIAHFLGEPHNVEVIEQLRAAGVHWPESEPVARAAPAPLSGKTFVLTGTLPTMSREDAKELLEAAGAKVAGSVSKKTDYVVAGAEAGSKLDKAEALGVPVLDEGGMLALLAEAGAAPAQE; encoded by the coding sequence ATGACCGCAAAACCACGCGGCGCGCAGGCAGAAGCCTCCGCGCCCGCCGGCGGCTTGCCGCCCGAAGCCGCAGCCACGCGTGTCGCCTGGCTGCACGATGAGCTCGACCGCCACAGCTACCAGTACTACGTGCTGGACGCGCCTACCATCCCGGATGCCGAGTACGACGCGCTGTTCAGCGAGCTGGTTGCGCTCGAGCTGGAGCATCCCGAGCTGCAGTCGCCGGATTCGCCCACGCAGCGCGTCGGCGGTGAGGCGCTGGCCGCGTTCGACACGGTGCGCCACCGGGTGCCGATGCTGTCGCTGAACAACGGCTTTGAGGACGACGACGTGCTCAACTTCGACCGCCGCTGCGCGCAGGGGCTGGGCCGCACCGCACCCGCGGCGGGCGAGGCCGACCTGTTCAGCGCGGCGGACGCGGTCGAGTACTCCTGCGAGCTGAAGTTCGACGGGCTGGCCATGTCGCTGCGCTATGAAGACGGCCGGCTCGTGCAGGCCGCCACCCGCGGTGACGGCGAAACCGGCGAGGACGTGACCGTCAACGTGCGCACCATCAAGGCGATCCCCCTGAAGCTGCGCGGCCAGGCGCCAGCGGTGCTGGAGGTGCGCGGCGAAGTCTTCATGTATCGCCGCGACTTCGACAAGCTCAACGCACGCCAGGCGGAAGCCGGCGAAAAGACCTTCGTCAATCCGCGCAATGCCGCTGCCGGCAGCCTGCGCCAGCTCGATCCGCGTATTACCGCGAAGCGGCCGCTGTCGTTCTTCGCCTATGGCCTGGGCGAACTGCAGGGCGTGGATCGCCCGGCCACGCACAGCGCCATGCTCGACGGCTTTGATGCGTTGGGACTGCCGGTGTGCAAGGAACGCGCGGTGGTTAAGGGGGCGCAGGGGCTGCTGGATTTCTACTCGGATATCGGCAAGCGCCGCGACGACCTGCCGTACGACATCGACGGCGTGGTCTACAAGGTCAATGCGCTGGCCGAGCAGGAACGGCTGGGCTTTGTCTCGCGCGCGCCGCGCTTTGCGCTGGCGCACAAGTTCCCGGCGCAGGAAATGACCACCATCGTCGAGGATATCGAGGTGCAGGTCGGCCGCACTGGCGCGATCACGCCGGTGGCGCGGCTGCAGCCGGTGTTCGTCGGCGGCGTGACCGTGACCAATGCCACACTGCATAACGAGGACGAGATCCGCCGCAAGGACGTCCATATCGGCGACACCGTGATCGTGCGCCGCGCCGGCGACGTGATCCCGGAGGTGGTGGCGGTGGTGGCCGAGCGCCGGCCGGCGGATGCGCGCGCCTTTGTGATGCCCACCGCTTGCCCGGTGTGCGGTTCGCATATCGAGCGCCTGGAAGACGAGGCGATCGCGCGCTGCACCGGCGGCCTGATCTGCGCGGCGCAGCGCAAGCAGGCGCTGCTGCACTTCGCGCAGCGCCGTGCCATGGATATCGAGGGGCTGGGCGACAAGGTGGTGGAGCAACTGGTCGACCAGGGCATCGTGCGCACGCCGGCGGACCTGTACAAGCTGGGCGTGGCCAAGCTGGCGGCGCTGGAGCGCATGGCCGACAAGTCGGCCACCAACCTCGTCGCGGCGATCGAAAAGTCGCGCGAGACCACCATGAACCGCTTTATCTTCGCGCTCGGCATCCGCCACGTGGGCGAAGCCACTGCCAAGGATCTCGCCAGGCATTTCGGCAAGCTCGACGGACTGATGGCCGCCGACGAAGCCGCTCTGCTGGAGGTCAATGACGTCGGCCCGGTGGTGGCGCAGTCGATCGCGCACTTCCTTGGCGAGCCGCATAACGTCGAGGTCATCGAACAACTTCGCGCCGCAGGGGTACACTGGCCGGAAAGCGAGCCGGTGGCCAGGGCAGCACCGGCGCCGCTGTCGGGCAAGACCTTTGTGCTGACCGGCACGCTGCCGACCATGTCGCGCGAGGACGCCAAGGAATTGCTCGAAGCCGCGGGCGCCAAGGTGGCAGGCTCGGTGTCGAAGAAGACCGACTACGTGGTGGCGGGGGCCGAAGCCGGCAGCAAGCTCGACAAGGCCGAGGCGCTGGGCGTGCCGGTGCTGGACGAGGGCGGCATGCTGGCATTGCTGGCTGAAGCGGGCGCTGCGCCCGCGCAGGAATAA
- the smc gene encoding chromosome segregation protein SMC — MRLSSIKLAGFKSFVDPTNFQVPGQLVGIVGPNGCGKSNIIDAVRWVLGESRASELRGESMQDVIFNGSTARKQAGRASVELVFDNAEGRAAGQWSQYAEVAVKRVLTRDGTSSYYINNQPVRRRDIQDIFLGTGLGPRAYAIIGQGMISRIIEAKPDDMRIFLEEAAGVSKYKERRRETENRLSDTRENLTRVEDILRELGSNLEKLEGQAEVAQRFKTLQSDGEEKQHLLWLLRKREAQVEQERHQRAIEQAQIDLEAQTAQLRHVEAELETMRAAHYAASDGMHAAQGALYEANAEVSKLEAEIRYVVESRNRVQAQIAALTTQREQWQGKAEQATDELAQAEENLAVAEGRTVEAQEAVAHKNDELPTLEGQWRDAQQLLNEQRAGIMQAEQALKLEAAQQRSADQMLQQLEQRRERLSAEEKGLDRPDETRLEQGRAELAEQEAVVEEAQAVLADAEETVPRLDEERRAAQARVHSEAGAIASLEARLHALRQLQENVQTDGKVQPWLAKHELAELPRLWKKVHIEPGWENALESVLREKLNALEVSNLDWVKAFLTDAPPAKLAFYSPPAAARPLETPAGLRPLMSLVQITEPGIRAVMQDWLADIFVATDMTQALAARGTLPEGASFVVAEGHLVGRNAIQIYAADSEQAGMLAREQEIENLQKQARAQALLSDEARTQAVRAEAAYTQSSQALGEARTRAEQATRRVHALQMDVLKLSQAMERYSARSGQIREELDEIHAQIEEQRAIRAESEASFEQHDAALAEMQASHEDQQMAFEALDSKLSGARHQLRDFERAAQEALFAERNLSSRIDELRRNIQVAADQAERIAESLENARAELETINEQTAHTGLQDALELRAEKEEKLTVARTELDALSAQLRQFDEQRLAAERSLQPLRDRITELQLKEQAARLNQEQFSEQLTEAKVDEEGLAHKLTGDLKPSYLQGEVTRINNAINALGPVNMAALDELAAARERKTFLDAQSADLNDAISTLEDAIAKIDQETRALLQGTFDQVNHHFGELFPSLFGGGQARLIMTGEEILDAGVQVMAQPPGKKNSTIHLLSGGEKALTAIALVFAMFQLNPAPFCLLDEVDAPLDDANTERYANMVARMSSKTQFVFISHNKIAMEMAHQLIGVTMQEQGVSRIVAVDMDAAVSMAEAA; from the coding sequence GTGCGACTATCCTCGATCAAGCTGGCGGGCTTCAAGTCATTTGTCGATCCCACCAATTTCCAGGTGCCTGGCCAACTGGTCGGCATCGTCGGTCCGAACGGCTGCGGCAAATCCAACATCATCGACGCAGTGCGCTGGGTGCTGGGCGAGTCACGCGCTTCCGAGCTGCGCGGCGAGTCGATGCAGGACGTGATCTTTAACGGCTCCACAGCGCGCAAGCAGGCCGGACGGGCCAGCGTCGAACTGGTGTTCGACAATGCCGAAGGCCGGGCCGCCGGCCAGTGGAGCCAGTACGCCGAAGTGGCGGTCAAGCGGGTGCTGACCCGCGACGGCACCTCGTCCTACTACATCAACAACCAGCCGGTGCGCCGGCGCGATATCCAGGACATCTTCCTGGGCACGGGCCTGGGCCCGCGCGCCTACGCCATCATCGGGCAGGGCATGATCTCGCGCATCATCGAGGCCAAGCCCGATGACATGCGCATCTTCCTGGAAGAAGCCGCGGGCGTGTCCAAGTACAAGGAGCGCCGCCGCGAGACCGAAAACCGCCTGTCCGACACGCGCGAGAACCTGACCCGTGTCGAAGACATCCTGCGCGAGCTTGGCAGCAACCTGGAAAAGCTCGAAGGCCAGGCCGAAGTCGCGCAGCGCTTCAAGACGCTGCAGTCCGATGGTGAAGAAAAGCAGCACCTGCTGTGGCTGCTGCGCAAGCGCGAGGCACAGGTCGAGCAGGAACGCCACCAGCGCGCCATCGAGCAGGCCCAGATCGACCTGGAAGCGCAGACCGCGCAGCTGCGCCATGTCGAGGCCGAGCTGGAAACCATGCGCGCCGCGCATTACGCCGCATCGGATGGCATGCACGCCGCGCAGGGTGCGCTGTACGAAGCCAATGCCGAGGTCAGCAAGCTCGAGGCCGAGATCCGCTACGTGGTGGAGTCGCGCAATCGCGTGCAGGCCCAGATCGCCGCGCTGACGACGCAGCGCGAGCAGTGGCAGGGCAAGGCCGAGCAGGCTACCGACGAACTCGCGCAGGCCGAGGAAAACCTCGCCGTGGCCGAAGGCCGCACGGTCGAGGCGCAAGAGGCCGTCGCGCACAAGAACGACGAGCTGCCGACGCTGGAAGGCCAGTGGCGCGATGCCCAGCAACTGCTCAACGAGCAGCGCGCCGGCATCATGCAGGCGGAGCAGGCGCTCAAGCTCGAAGCCGCGCAGCAGCGCAGCGCCGACCAGATGCTGCAGCAGCTGGAACAGCGCCGCGAACGTCTGTCCGCGGAGGAAAAGGGCCTGGACCGTCCGGACGAAACCCGGCTGGAACAGGGCCGCGCCGAACTGGCCGAGCAGGAAGCCGTCGTCGAGGAAGCGCAGGCCGTGCTGGCCGACGCCGAAGAGACTGTGCCGCGCCTGGACGAAGAGCGCCGCGCCGCGCAGGCGCGCGTGCATAGCGAAGCTGGCGCGATTGCCTCGCTGGAAGCACGCCTGCATGCGCTGCGCCAGCTGCAGGAGAACGTGCAGACCGACGGCAAGGTGCAGCCCTGGCTGGCCAAGCATGAGCTGGCCGAACTGCCGCGCCTGTGGAAGAAGGTCCATATCGAGCCTGGCTGGGAAAACGCGCTCGAATCCGTGCTGCGCGAAAAGCTGAACGCGCTGGAGGTGTCCAACCTTGACTGGGTCAAGGCCTTCCTGACGGATGCGCCGCCGGCCAAGCTGGCGTTCTACTCGCCGCCGGCTGCGGCCCGTCCGCTGGAAACGCCGGCGGGGCTGCGTCCGCTGATGTCGCTGGTGCAGATCACCGAGCCGGGCATCCGCGCGGTGATGCAGGACTGGCTGGCCGACATCTTCGTCGCCACCGACATGACGCAGGCATTGGCCGCGCGCGGCACACTGCCCGAAGGCGCCTCGTTCGTGGTCGCCGAGGGCCACCTGGTTGGCCGCAACGCGATCCAGATCTACGCCGCCGATTCCGAGCAGGCCGGCATGCTGGCGCGCGAGCAGGAAATCGAAAACCTGCAGAAGCAGGCGCGCGCGCAGGCACTGCTGTCGGACGAAGCCAGGACCCAGGCAGTGCGCGCCGAGGCCGCTTATACCCAGTCCAGCCAGGCGCTGGGTGAAGCCCGCACGCGCGCCGAGCAGGCCACGCGCCGCGTGCATGCGCTGCAGATGGACGTGCTCAAGCTGTCGCAGGCGATGGAGCGTTACTCCGCCCGCAGCGGCCAGATCCGCGAAGAACTGGACGAAATCCACGCGCAGATCGAAGAGCAGCGCGCGATCCGCGCCGAATCCGAAGCCAGCTTCGAACAGCACGATGCCGCGCTGGCCGAGATGCAGGCCTCGCACGAAGACCAGCAGATGGCCTTCGAGGCGCTGGACAGCAAGCTCTCGGGAGCGCGCCACCAGCTGCGCGACTTCGAGCGCGCCGCACAGGAAGCGCTCTTTGCCGAGCGCAACCTGTCGAGCCGCATCGACGAGCTGCGCCGCAATATCCAGGTGGCGGCCGACCAGGCCGAGCGCATTGCCGAGTCGCTGGAAAACGCCCGCGCCGAGCTCGAAACCATCAACGAGCAGACCGCGCATACCGGCCTGCAGGATGCGCTGGAACTGCGCGCCGAGAAAGAAGAAAAGCTCACCGTCGCGCGCACCGAGCTCGATGCGCTGTCGGCGCAACTGCGCCAGTTCGACGAACAGCGCCTCGCCGCCGAGCGCAGCCTGCAGCCGCTGCGCGACCGCATCACCGAACTGCAACTCAAGGAGCAGGCCGCGCGCCTGAACCAGGAGCAGTTCAGCGAGCAACTGACCGAAGCCAAGGTTGACGAAGAAGGGCTGGCGCACAAGCTCACCGGCGACCTGAAGCCGTCGTACCTGCAGGGTGAAGTCACGCGCATCAACAACGCCATCAACGCGCTGGGCCCGGTCAACATGGCCGCGCTCGACGAACTGGCGGCGGCACGCGAGCGCAAGACCTTCCTCGACGCGCAGTCGGCCGACCTGAACGACGCCATCAGCACGCTGGAAGACGCGATCGCCAAGATCGACCAGGAAACCCGTGCGCTGCTGCAGGGCACCTTCGACCAGGTCAACCACCATTTCGGCGAACTGTTCCCGTCGCTGTTCGGCGGCGGCCAGGCGCGCCTGATCATGACCGGCGAGGAAATCCTCGACGCCGGCGTGCAGGTGATGGCACAGCCCCCGGGCAAGAAGAACTCGACTATCCACCTGCTGTCGGGCGGCGAGAAGGCGCTGACCGCGATCGCGCTGGTGTTTGCGATGTTCCAGCTCAACCCGGCACCATTCTGCCTGCTGGACGAGGTGGACGCGCCGCTGGACGACGCCAACACCGAACGCTACGCCAACATGGTGGCGCGCATGTCGAGCAAGACCCAATTCGTTTTCATCTCACATAACAAGATCGCCATGGAAATGGCTCATCAACTCATTGGCGTGACCATGCAGGAGCAGGGCGTTTCGCGGATCGTGGCCGTGGATATGGACGCGGCGGTTTCGATGGCGGAGGCAGCATGA
- a CDS encoding cell division protein ZipA C-terminal FtsZ-binding domain-containing protein: protein MKLNMDLQTALIVAGLVFLALLFGYNQWQIRKARRPRELSPEDDLPPMREPVVGQATAPETAARLHETASEQAERREPTLASAHAANTASAANAAQPAPAAATQPNHVAAAAAAAASTADADEAVMEEVAVAAGVVQADAGAEAELPEAEAEAEAAPAPAAAPAPAPVAAVPDGQPAPAVVDPLIDCIVPLHLERKASGDRILPLTGRLRRAGTKQVHIEGLRAEANAWEPVTAGHQYENLQVGVQLANRSGPLNALEFSEFITAVESLAEALDASADLPDMSETVANARELDGFAAGSDVQLGVNVISDGAPWSAAYVQNVATQDGLVLSRDGTRFIRYQANAEGVQRPLFTLQFGDTNFLRDDLTVKSGRQITLLLDVPLADQGAKPFKTVCEYGHTLAQRMGAQLVDDNMRPLTEASFIAIFTQLDTLYQKLEARGMPAGSPVALRLFSV, encoded by the coding sequence ATGAAGCTGAACATGGACCTGCAGACCGCGCTGATCGTCGCGGGTTTGGTATTCCTGGCGCTGCTGTTCGGCTACAACCAGTGGCAGATCCGCAAGGCGCGCCGTCCCCGCGAACTGAGCCCGGAGGACGACCTGCCGCCGATGCGCGAACCGGTGGTCGGCCAGGCCACTGCGCCGGAAACCGCGGCGCGGCTGCACGAGACGGCATCGGAGCAAGCTGAGCGGCGCGAGCCGACGCTGGCTTCGGCACACGCGGCAAACACGGCAAGCGCGGCAAACGCAGCACAGCCCGCACCGGCTGCCGCCACGCAGCCCAACCATGTTGCCGCCGCGGCTGCTGCGGCGGCCAGCACCGCCGATGCCGACGAAGCCGTGATGGAAGAAGTCGCGGTTGCCGCCGGCGTGGTACAGGCGGACGCAGGCGCGGAAGCCGAGTTGCCCGAGGCCGAGGCCGAGGCCGAGGCCGCTCCGGCTCCCGCAGCCGCCCCCGCGCCTGCACCGGTCGCCGCCGTTCCGGATGGCCAGCCCGCGCCGGCCGTGGTCGATCCGCTGATCGACTGCATCGTGCCGCTGCACCTGGAGCGCAAGGCGTCTGGCGACCGCATCCTGCCGCTGACCGGTCGGCTGCGCCGCGCCGGCACCAAGCAGGTCCATATCGAGGGCTTGCGCGCCGAAGCCAATGCATGGGAGCCGGTTACGGCCGGCCACCAGTACGAGAACCTGCAGGTCGGGGTGCAACTGGCCAACCGCAGCGGTCCGCTCAATGCGCTGGAGTTCTCCGAGTTCATCACCGCGGTGGAATCGCTCGCTGAAGCGCTCGACGCCTCCGCCGACCTGCCGGACATGAGCGAGACCGTGGCCAATGCGCGCGAGCTCGATGGCTTTGCCGCGGGCAGCGACGTGCAGCTTGGTGTCAACGTGATCTCCGACGGCGCGCCGTGGTCGGCCGCCTACGTGCAGAACGTGGCGACGCAGGACGGGCTGGTGCTGTCCCGCGACGGCACGCGCTTTATCCGCTACCAGGCCAACGCCGAAGGCGTACAGCGCCCGCTGTTCACGCTGCAGTTCGGCGATACCAACTTCCTGCGCGATGACCTGACGGTCAAGTCCGGGCGCCAGATCACGCTGCTGCTCGACGTGCCGCTGGCGGACCAGGGCGCCAAGCCGTTCAAGACGGTATGCGAATATGGCCACACGCTGGCCCAGCGCATGGGCGCGCAGTTGGTCGACGACAATATGCGCCCGCTGACCGAAGCCTCGTTCATCGCCATCTTCACCCAGCTGGATACGCTGTACCAGAAGCTGGAAGCGCGCGGCATGCCCGCCGGCTCGCCGGTCGCATTGCGGCTGTTCAGCGTATAG
- a CDS encoding pseudouridine synthase → MTDSNSPKRKTLGIKAAGDTGTAARKTGNRPVRVSDLNRNRVRAVTEGIKRAQQSDGGKSAGRRAPGEAQAGGDAGRGVRKPRPPRPADGERQARPRRAEGEARPPRRSGDDDNRPRRYGDDRGEARPRRFEGNESRPPRRVGDDDSRPRRYGDDRGEARPRRFEGNESRPPRRFGDDENRPRRYGDDRGEARPRRFEGNESRPPRRFGDDDNRPRRYGDDRGEARPRRFEGNESRPPRRVGDDDNHPRRYGDDRGEARPRRFEGNESRPPRRFGDDENRPRRYGDDRGEARPRRFEGNESRPPRRFGDDDNRPRRYGDDRGEARPRRFEGNESRPPRRFGDDENRPRRFEGSESRPPRRSGDDDNRPRRYGDDDNRPRRPAPTGDRRREGSAPARRFSDAAGTPRPQAPAPRPQKPARDDAAPETTHDDGLVRLSKRMSELGLCSRREADEWIPRGWVLVDGKPVTELGSRIRPDAEIEILQEARSEQGERVTVLLNKPVGYVSGQAEDGYEPAAVLFTAENQWEGDATRKRFAPWQRKSLAPAGRLDIDSTGLLVLTQDGRVARALIGEDSNVEKEYLVRVVWHGPQGVVERNVSEAFPADQLELLRHGLSLDGVLLKPAKVSWQNEEQLRFVLREGRKRQIRRMCEQVGLEVVGLKRVRMGRVVLGDLPPGMWRFLGQFEKF, encoded by the coding sequence ATGACCGACAGCAATTCGCCGAAGCGCAAGACGCTAGGCATCAAGGCCGCAGGCGACACCGGCACCGCCGCGCGCAAGACCGGCAACCGTCCGGTTCGGGTTTCCGACCTGAACCGGAACCGCGTGCGGGCCGTGACCGAAGGCATCAAGCGTGCGCAGCAGAGCGACGGTGGCAAGAGTGCCGGCCGCCGCGCGCCAGGCGAAGCGCAAGCCGGCGGCGATGCCGGCCGCGGCGTGCGCAAGCCGCGTCCGCCCCGCCCCGCTGACGGCGAGCGGCAGGCACGGCCGCGCCGTGCCGAAGGCGAAGCACGGCCGCCTCGACGTTCTGGCGACGACGACAACCGTCCGCGCCGCTATGGCGACGACCGCGGCGAAGCGCGCCCGCGCCGTTTCGAGGGCAATGAATCGCGGCCGCCGCGGCGCGTTGGCGATGACGACAGCCGTCCGCGCCGCTATGGCGACGATCGCGGCGAAGCACGTCCGCGCCGTTTCGAAGGCAATGAATCGCGGCCGCCGCGACGCTTCGGCGACGACGAAAATCGTCCGCGCCGCTATGGCGACGATCGCGGCGAAGCACGTCCGCGCCGTTTCGAGGGCAATGAATCGCGGCCGCCGCGGCGCTTTGGCGACGACGACAACCGTCCGCGCCGCTATGGCGACGACCGTGGCGAAGCGCGTCCGCGCCGCTTCGAAGGCAATGAATCGCGGCCGCCGCGACGCGTTGGCGACGACGACAACCATCCGCGCCGCTATGGCGACGATCGCGGCGAAGCACGTCCGCGCCGTTTCGAGGGGAATGAGTCGCGGCCGCCGCGGCGCTTTGGCGATGACGAAAATCGTCCGCGCCGCTATGGCGACGATCGCGGCGAAGCTCGCCCGCGCCGCTTCGAAGGCAATGAATCACGGCCGCCGCGGCGCTTTGGCGATGACGACAACCGTCCGCGCCGCTATGGCGACGATCGCGGCGAAGCGCGTCCACGCCGTTTCGAGGGGAATGAATCGCGGCCGCCGCGGCGCTTTGGCGATGACGAAAATCGTCCGCGCCGCTTCGAAGGCAGCGAGTCGCGGCCGCCACGACGCTCCGGTGACGACGACAACCGTCCGCGGCGCTACGGTGACGACGACAACCGTCCGCGGCGCCCTGCCCCCACCGGCGACCGCCGCCGCGAAGGCTCCGCGCCGGCGCGCCGCTTCAGCGATGCCGCCGGCACGCCCCGGCCGCAGGCACCGGCCCCGCGCCCGCAGAAGCCGGCTCGCGACGATGCCGCGCCTGAAACCACCCATGACGACGGCCTGGTGCGCCTGTCCAAGCGCATGTCCGAACTCGGCCTGTGCTCGCGCCGCGAAGCCGATGAATGGATCCCGCGCGGCTGGGTGCTGGTCGACGGCAAGCCGGTGACCGAGCTGGGCAGCCGCATCCGCCCGGATGCCGAGATCGAGATCCTGCAGGAAGCGCGCTCCGAACAGGGCGAGCGCGTTACCGTGCTGCTGAATAAGCCGGTGGGATACGTATCCGGCCAGGCCGAAGACGGCTATGAGCCGGCCGCGGTGCTGTTCACCGCCGAGAACCAGTGGGAGGGCGACGCCACGCGCAAGCGCTTCGCGCCGTGGCAGCGCAAGAGCCTGGCGCCGGCCGGCCGCCTCGATATCGACTCCACCGGCCTGCTGGTGCTGACGCAGGATGGCCGCGTCGCGCGCGCGCTGATCGGCGAGGACTCGAACGTCGAGAAGGAGTACCTGGTACGGGTGGTCTGGCATGGCCCGCAAGGCGTGGTCGAGCGCAATGTCAGCGAGGCGTTCCCCGCCGACCAGCTCGAACTGCTGCGCCATGGCCTGTCCCTGGATGGCGTGCTGCTCAAGCCGGCCAAGGTCAGCTGGCAGAACGAAGAGCAGCTGCGCTTCGTGCTGCGCGAAGGCCGCAAGCGCCAGATCCGCCGGATGTGCGAACAGGTGGGGCTGGAAGTCGTTGGCCTGAAGCGCGTGCGCATGGGCCGCGTGGTGCTGGGCGACCTGCCGCCGGGCATGTGGCGGTTCCTGGGACAGTTCGAGAAGTTCTGA